The following are encoded together in the Streptomyces tsukubensis genome:
- a CDS encoding GNAT family N-acetyltransferase, with product MAGVPVRVEILRAGDEHVEQIALLAESRSLNGPEGSQRQVENGFLVSAYAEADYRARLDSAEHFYVAVKGGQVLAFLLAYSSDQVEPDEWLNRRIKTALGSFLVIKQICVAQEAARSGIASMLYYHILDQWDESPVIAAVVNDPPNHASARFHQKLGFQELTRMVPPDGLPRVVWVWRKPREAMLHSQYQIAVDLYKHEDSLNWQKLNNFFYITAGLAAAIAFVLGKEGADGPLGKGLAIIIAIIGIGASLGFSLMLRFGRQYLLARKEAVIELEEYMAWHGGERIVNRRTDAPGSAHLKVSPTGAIMVLLPVLVSLCWLAILGVMIAN from the coding sequence ATGGCCGGGGTGCCAGTGCGGGTGGAGATTTTACGGGCGGGCGACGAACACGTGGAGCAGATCGCCCTGCTTGCCGAGTCACGGAGTCTGAACGGGCCGGAGGGCAGCCAGCGGCAGGTGGAGAACGGCTTTCTGGTCTCGGCGTACGCCGAGGCCGACTACCGCGCCCGGCTGGACAGTGCCGAACACTTCTACGTCGCGGTCAAGGGCGGACAGGTGTTGGCGTTCCTACTGGCCTACAGCTCCGACCAGGTCGAGCCGGACGAATGGCTGAACCGTCGGATCAAGACGGCGCTCGGCAGCTTCCTGGTGATCAAGCAGATTTGTGTGGCTCAGGAGGCGGCGCGGAGCGGGATCGCCTCGATGCTCTACTACCACATCCTCGATCAGTGGGACGAGAGCCCCGTGATCGCCGCCGTGGTCAACGATCCCCCCAACCACGCGTCCGCGCGCTTCCACCAGAAGCTCGGCTTCCAGGAGCTGACCCGCATGGTCCCGCCGGACGGGCTGCCCCGGGTTGTGTGGGTGTGGCGCAAACCGCGCGAGGCGATGCTGCACTCCCAGTATCAGATCGCGGTGGATCTCTACAAACACGAGGACAGCCTCAACTGGCAGAAGCTGAACAACTTTTTCTACATCACGGCGGGCCTCGCAGCCGCCATCGCTTTCGTCCTCGGCAAGGAGGGAGCGGACGGACCTCTGGGCAAGGGGCTCGCGATCATCATCGCGATCATCGGCATCGGGGCATCGCTGGGCTTCTCGCTGATGTTGCGCTTCGGCCGCCAGTACCTTCTGGCGCGTAAAGAAGCGGTGATCGAGCTTGAGGAGTACATGGCCTGGCATGGCGGCGAGCGGATAGTGAACCGCCGTACCGATGCCCCGGGTTCCGCCCATCTGAAGGTCTCCCCGACCGGGGCGATCATGGTGCTGCTGCCCGTGCTGGTGTCGCTCTGCTGGCTCGCGATACTCGGGGTGATGATCGCCAATTGA